The Triticum aestivum cultivar Chinese Spring chromosome 3A, IWGSC CS RefSeq v2.1, whole genome shotgun sequence genome includes a region encoding these proteins:
- the LOC123061988 gene encoding anthocyanidin 5,3-O-glucosyltransferase, producing MKKTVVLYPGLGVGHLVPMVEVAKLFLKHGLAVTVALVEPQVESTDFSAAVARARASNPSVAFHVLPSPPADSNPDGAPRHHVVKVIQLLAAMNAPLRDFLRSLPAVHALVLDMFCVDAQDVAAELKLPVYYSFASAAADLAIFLNLPSKFASNTAKVKELGDSIITFPGVPPFKASELPSEVIGDDEALVYVLRMFERMAEAKGILINSFDSLEEPALSALNDGLCVPGRATPPVYCIGPLVSGGGDKEHECLRWLDAQPDQSVVFLSFGSLGTFSSKQLEEIAVGLEKSGERFLWVVRSPRSPDQKHGDPLPEPDLDALMPEGFLERTKDRGLVVKSWAPQVEVLRHRATGAFMTHCGWNSTLEGITAGLPLLCWPLYAEQKVNKVHIVEGMKLGVEMRGYSEEVVKAEEVEEKVRWVMASEGGMALRVRVAAAKDAAAEALQEGGSSNLAFAQFLKDMDISKVSTMHD from the coding sequence ATGAAGAAGACCGTGGTCCTGTACCCTGGCCTCGGCGTCGGCCACCTGGTGCCGATGGTGGAGGTCGCCAAGTtgttcctcaagcacggcctcgccGTCACCGTGGCGCTCGTCGAGCCGCAGGTCGAGTCCACGGACTTCTCCGCCGCGGTCGCCCGCGCGAGGGCCTCCAACCCCTCCGTCGCCTTCCACGTCCTGCCGTCGCCGCCCGCAGATTCAAACCCCGACGGCGCGCCCAGGCACCACGTCGTCAAGGTTATCCAATTGCTCGCCGCCATGAATGCGCCCCTCCGCGACTTCCTCCGCTCGCTGCCCGCCGTCCACGCGCTCGTCCTCGACATGTTCTGCGTCGACGCCCAGGACGTCGCGGCCGAGCTCAAGCTGCCGGTCTACTACTCGTTCGCCTCCGCTGCCGCCGACCTCGCCATCTTTCTCAACCTGCCGAGCAAGTTCGCCAGCAATACGGCCAAGGTAAAAGAGCTCGGCGACTCCATCATTACCTTCCCGGGTGTTCCTCCTTTCAAGGCTTCGGAGCTGCCCTCCGAAGTTATCGGCGACGATGAAGCGCTCGTGTACGTCTTACGCATGTTTGAGCGAATGGCAGAGGCGAAAGGAATTCTTATCAATTCCTTCGATTCGTTGGAAGAGCCCGCACTGAGCGCTCTCAACGACGGACTTTGCGTCCCTGGTCGTGCGACGCCGCCGGTATACTGCATTGGACCGTTGGTCTCGGGAGGCGGAGATAAGGAGCACGAGTGCCTCCGCTGGCTGGACGCGCAGCCGGACCAGAGCGTGGTGTTCCTCTCCTTCGGCAGCCTGGGCACATTCTCCAGTAAGCAGCTCGAGGAAATTGCAGTTGGTTTGGAGAAGTCAGGGGAGAGGTTCCTGTGGGTTGTAAGGAGCCCGCGCAGTCCCGACCAGAAGCACGGCGATCCGCTCCCGGAGCCTGACCTCGACGCGCTCATGCCGGAAGGGTTCTTGGAGAGGACCAAGGACAGAGGGCTCGTGGTGAAGTCTTGGGCGCCGCAGGTGGAGGTCCTGCGCCACAGGGCGACCGGCGCATTCATGACGCACTGCGGCTGGAACTCGACGCTGGAGGGCATCACGGCAGGGTTGCCGCTGCTGTGCTGGCCGCTGTACGCGGAGCAGAAGGTGAACAAGGTGCACATAGTGGAGGGAATGAAGCTCGGGGTGGAGATGAGAGGCTACAGTGAAGAGGTGGTTAAGGCcgaggaggtggaggagaaggtCAGATGGGTTATGGCGTCCGAGGGAGGCATGGCACTCAGGGTGCGGGTAGCGGCAGCGAAGGATGCGGCGGCTGAGGCGCTCCAGGAAGGGGGCTCGTCCAACTTGGCGTTTGCCCAATTCCTCAAAGACATGGACATTTCCAAGGTCTCAACCATGCACGATTGA